From a region of the Rhinopithecus roxellana isolate Shanxi Qingling chromosome 8, ASM756505v1, whole genome shotgun sequence genome:
- the LOC115899170 gene encoding LOW QUALITY PROTEIN: zinc finger protein 333-like (The sequence of the model RefSeq protein was modified relative to this genomic sequence to represent the inferred CDS: inserted 1 base in 1 codon), translating to MRARDQSTNPWESQLKPKELPSMQALLEEASSRDMQMGPGLFLRMQLVPSIEAKETPLTQEDRPALQEPPWSPGCTGLKAAVQIQRVLIPVPTLGHPDPWVAEDSAVPARDPAWLQEDRVEEEAMAPGLPTARSQEPVTFADVAVVFTPEEWVFLDSTQRSLYRDVMLENYRNLASVADQLCKPTALSYLEQRGEQWTTDRGILSDTCAEPQLQPQEAIPSQDPFTEILSIDVKGEQPQPGEKLYKYNELEKPFNSIEPLFQYQKIHAGEVSYECQESRNSFFQSTHLIVPEKXRSGDKTYACNKCEKSFRYSSDLIRHEKTHTAEKCFDCQECGQAFKYSSNLRRHMRTHTGEKPFECSQCGKTFTRNFNLILHQRNHTGEKPYECKDCGKAFNQPSSLRSHVRTHTGEKPFECSQCGKAFREHSSLKTHLRTHTREKPYECNQCGKPFRTSTHLNVHKRIHTGEKLYECGTCGQVLSRLSTLKSHMRTHTGEKPYVCQECGRAFSEPSSLRKHARTHSGKKPYACQECGRAFGQSSHLIVHVRTHSAGRPYQCNQCEKAFRHSSSLTVHKRTHMGRENIRNGSLPLAMSHPYCGPLAN from the exons CCTGGGAATCTCAGCTTAAACCCAAAGAGTTGCCTTCTATGCAGGCTCTTTTGGAAGAAGCATCCTCCAGGGACATGCAAATG GGGCCGGGGCTGTTCCTGAGGATGCAGCTGGTGCCCTCTATAGAAGCGAAGGAGACACCGTTGACTCAAGAGGACCGGCCAGCTCTCCAGGAGCCACCTTGGTCTCCGGGATGCACG GGACTAAAGGCCGCTGTGCAGATTCAGAGGGTGTTGATACCAGTGCCTACACTGGGCCACCCCGACCCGTGGGTGGCCGAGGATTCTG CTGTGCCTGCACGGGACCCTGCCTGGCTTCAGGAGGACAGAGTAGAGGAAGAAGCTATGGCTCCTGGGCTGCCAACCGCACGTTCACAG GAACCAGTCACCTTTGCAGATGTGGCTGTGGTGTTCACCCCAGAAGAATGGGTGTTTCTGGACTCTACTCAGAGGAGCCTGTATAGAgatgtgatgctggagaactaTAGGAACCTGGCCTCTGTGG CTGATCAACTGTGCAAACCCACTGCCTTGTCTTATTTGGAACAAAGAGGAGAGCAGTGGACCACTGACAGGGGCATCCTCTCAGACACTTGTGCAG AGCCTCAACTTCAACCCCAAGAGGCAATTCCTAGCCAAGATCCTTTTACGGAGATTCTGTCCATTGATGTGAAAGGG GAGCAACCTCAGCCTGGAGAAAAACTCTATAAATATAATGAACTTGAGAAACCTTTTAATAGCATCGAACCACTTTTCCAGTACCAGAAAATTCATGCTGGAGAGGTGTCCTATGAATGTCAAGAGAGTAGAAATTCCTTCTTCCAGAGCACCCATCTAATCGTGCCTGAGA TCCGTAGTGGGGATAAAacctatgcatgtaacaaatgtGAAAAATCCTTCAGATACAGCTCTGACCTTATCAGGCATGAGAAGACTCATACTGCAGAGAAGTGCTTTGACTGTCAAGAATGTGGGCAAGCCTTCAAATATTCCTCGAATCTCCGGCGACACATGAGAAcccatactggagagaagccatTTGAATGTAGTCAGTGTGGGAAAACCTTCACAAGGAACTTTAACCTGATTTTGCACCAGAGAAACCACACAGGAGAGAAGCCCTATGAGTGTAAAGATTGTGGGAAAGCCTTCAATCAGCCATCATCCCTTAGGAGCCACGTgagaactcacactggagagaagccctttGAATGCAGCcagtgtgggaaagccttcagggAACACTCTTCACTGAAGACACATCTGCGAACCCATACCAGAGAGAAACCATACGAATGCAACCAGTGTGGCAAGCCCTTCCGGACGAGCACTCATCTGAACGTGCACAAGAGGATACACACAGGGGAGAAACTGTATGAGTGCGGGACTTGCGGTCAGGTCTTGAGTCGTCTTTCAACCCTAAAGAGTCACATGcgaactcacactggagagaagccctatgtGTGCCAGGAATGTGGGCGAGCCTTCAGTGAGCCCTCATCCCTCAGGAAACATGCAAGGACTCACAGTGGCAAGAAGCCCTATGCATGCCAGGAATGTGGGCGAGCCTTTGGTCAGTCTTCACATCTTATTGTACATGTGAGAACACACAGTGCTGGGAGACCCTATCAATGTAATCAGTGTGAGAAAGCCTTCAGGCACAGCTCCTCACTCACTGTACACAAAAGAACCCACATGGGAAGAGAGAACATTAGGAATGGTAGCCTGCCTTTAGCCATGTCTCATCCATACTGTGGGCCCCTTGCTAATTAA